A window from Aminiphilus circumscriptus DSM 16581 encodes these proteins:
- a CDS encoding aldehyde ferredoxin oxidoreductase N-terminal domain-containing protein: protein MQENLLFVDLSAQTSRLVRDRELFDTWLGGTAAGTELLFRHCPPDCDPLGPDNPVVFVIGPLSGLYPVATKTVALFKSPLTGELGESHAGGRLAAALREADIDALIITGRAPHPIFLTIDNHEVRFHSARTVWGKSALATERILRDFDPQEGRKSSVVRIGPAGERLSPLACATVDSSRHFGRLGLGAVLGAKNLKAILVSGSGAFVPENLKSYRDTYQGIYDKVVHSGEMRKYHDLGTAGNILTLNAIRGLPTRNFSQGYFEGAEALSGESFARDWLVQHTACAHCQCGCIHVAEIREEFKPYHYRTTKVPYDYELIYALGTQLSLGSPEDVLRLILAVEKEGWDAMSMGCTLAWASEAFLSGVIGLDVTEGLPIQFGDAGGYLEVLHRIRTGAGQFYRDLEKGTAHCAAVYGGERFAMHFGGLEPAGYLTGENALLTWIMGVRHSHLDDGGYGIDQKLLGKPQPLREQVAAQVKDAQWRMVTNSLVTCLFARSIYDGETISAALAALGISRTPEELRRLGEETLRRKHAWKRACGFSPEKVVIPEKLFSVQTSNGPLDRERLAERVRLYLELADIAPASPETTQ from the coding sequence ATGCAGGAGAATCTGCTCTTCGTCGATCTTTCCGCGCAAACGTCCCGGCTCGTCCGGGACAGGGAGCTTTTCGACACCTGGCTCGGCGGCACCGCCGCGGGAACGGAGCTGCTCTTTCGGCACTGCCCGCCCGATTGCGACCCCCTGGGGCCGGACAATCCGGTGGTCTTCGTCATCGGTCCCCTGAGCGGGCTCTATCCCGTGGCGACCAAGACGGTGGCGCTTTTCAAGTCTCCCCTCACGGGAGAACTGGGCGAGTCCCACGCGGGAGGTCGCCTCGCCGCGGCCCTGCGCGAAGCGGACATCGACGCCCTGATCATCACCGGCAGAGCGCCACACCCCATCTTTCTCACCATCGACAACCACGAGGTGCGCTTTCACTCCGCCCGCACCGTCTGGGGCAAGTCCGCCCTCGCCACGGAGCGCATTCTTCGGGACTTCGACCCCCAGGAGGGGCGCAAGAGTTCCGTGGTCCGCATCGGCCCCGCGGGAGAACGCCTCTCCCCTCTCGCCTGCGCCACCGTGGACTCCTCGCGTCACTTCGGGCGCCTCGGCCTCGGGGCGGTGCTGGGGGCGAAGAACCTCAAGGCGATTCTCGTGAGCGGCAGCGGCGCCTTCGTTCCGGAGAACCTCAAGAGCTACCGCGACACCTACCAGGGCATCTACGACAAGGTGGTCCACTCGGGGGAGATGCGCAAGTACCACGACCTCGGAACGGCGGGGAACATCCTCACCCTCAACGCCATCCGGGGGCTGCCCACGCGCAATTTCTCCCAGGGGTACTTCGAGGGGGCGGAAGCGCTCTCCGGGGAGAGCTTTGCCAGGGACTGGCTCGTGCAGCACACCGCCTGCGCACACTGCCAGTGCGGCTGCATCCACGTGGCGGAGATCCGGGAGGAGTTCAAGCCCTACCACTACCGCACCACCAAGGTCCCCTACGACTACGAACTCATCTACGCCCTGGGAACGCAGCTGAGCCTGGGCTCCCCGGAGGACGTGCTGCGCCTCATCCTCGCCGTGGAGAAAGAGGGCTGGGACGCCATGAGCATGGGGTGCACTCTCGCCTGGGCCTCCGAGGCATTTCTCTCGGGCGTCATCGGCCTGGACGTCACGGAAGGGCTCCCCATTCAGTTCGGCGACGCCGGAGGCTATCTGGAGGTTCTGCACCGCATCCGCACCGGAGCGGGGCAGTTCTACCGCGACCTCGAGAAGGGAACGGCCCACTGTGCCGCCGTCTACGGCGGCGAGCGGTTCGCCATGCACTTCGGCGGGCTGGAGCCCGCGGGCTATCTCACGGGCGAAAACGCCCTTCTGACCTGGATCATGGGGGTGCGCCACTCTCATCTGGACGACGGCGGCTACGGCATCGATCAGAAGCTTCTCGGCAAGCCCCAGCCCCTGCGGGAACAGGTGGCGGCGCAGGTGAAGGACGCCCAGTGGCGCATGGTCACCAACTCTCTCGTCACCTGCCTCTTCGCCCGGAGCATCTACGACGGCGAGACCATCTCGGCGGCCCTGGCCGCCCTGGGCATTTCCCGCACGCCCGAAGAGCTTCGCCGCCTCGGAGAGGAGACACTCCGGAGAAAACACGCCTGGAAGAGGGCCTGCGGATTCTCCCCGGAAAAGGTGGTCATTCCGGAGAAACTCTTCTCCGTGCAGACCAGCAACGGCCCTCTCGACCGGGAGCGCTTGGCCGAGCGGGTGCGCCTCTATCTGGAGCTGGCGGACATCGCCCCCGCATCCCCGGAGACAACCCAATAG
- a CDS encoding 4Fe-4S dicluster domain-containing protein, with protein sequence MSKRLTVANRDQCVGCFSCMYACSRTFRRAGSTNKAALRVRVYSGVEGAFSLRTCLRCAEPDCAAACPAGALVVQPQGGVRLEKERCISCGACVRACVLKALQWDEEERIPLPCVHCGTCARFCPNNVLTLTEEA encoded by the coding sequence GTGAGCAAGAGACTGACCGTGGCGAACCGGGACCAGTGTGTGGGGTGCTTCAGTTGCATGTACGCCTGCAGTCGCACCTTCCGCAGGGCGGGAAGCACCAACAAGGCGGCCCTGCGGGTGCGAGTCTATTCCGGCGTGGAGGGGGCCTTTTCTCTCCGAACCTGCCTGCGGTGCGCCGAACCGGACTGCGCCGCCGCCTGCCCCGCGGGGGCGCTGGTGGTGCAACCCCAGGGAGGCGTAAGGCTGGAGAAGGAACGCTGCATCTCCTGCGGCGCCTGCGTCCGCGCCTGCGTGCTCAAGGCGCTTCAGTGGGACGAGGAGGAGCGCATCCCCCTTCCCTGCGTGCACTGCGGCACCTGCGCCCGCTTCTGTCCCAACAATGTCCTGACCCTGACGGAGGAGGCCTGA